In Neorhodopirellula lusitana, a genomic segment contains:
- a CDS encoding S1C family serine protease, producing MAPMRDESPPRLKAFRNSIPTPPGQSVPSPGQPAPPPVVSQPHDELSQAQPELSRAQPEPSQEPPQRAPAMEPSTDLRDGEAADNSSDLLASELNPTDCVETPVGAAPVEASNRHPLLQSLTLLLSMVIMLAVARFSVPSIVEEIRYAWHRGELRAEYETGSDGLKNVSLDSINRAYQMVTSAVGPSVVHIDVTRKATEQEKEVHRMLNSDLFSLSDQGSGVVVGAEGFILTNRHVIIDGESISVTLSDGRRRPAMVVGTDPLTDLAVLKIEATQLLPITWGDSDALRVGSPVWAVGSPFGLDRTVTFGILSGKHRMVRAGERNGSSGRYQDFMQSDVAVNPGNSGGPLVDARGTLVGINTAIVGDTYQGVSFSIPSNLSKQIYERILETGFVQRGYLGVSLEEVPDEMLIGDNTRVRGALVLGVARSESPAGNAGVQSGDIIRRANGEEVSDVGHLMRIVGNAHAGAVVDLGIRRDGEELELTVTLGNRPVTLDR from the coding sequence ATGGCACCCATGCGGGATGAGTCTCCACCGCGACTGAAAGCATTTCGGAATTCGATTCCGACTCCGCCGGGTCAGTCTGTGCCATCGCCCGGGCAACCAGCACCCCCGCCAGTGGTTTCTCAGCCGCACGACGAACTCTCCCAGGCCCAGCCAGAACTCTCGCGGGCCCAGCCGGAGCCTTCCCAGGAACCGCCTCAGCGAGCACCCGCAATGGAACCCAGCACCGATTTGCGTGACGGCGAGGCGGCTGACAACTCAAGTGATCTGCTGGCTAGCGAATTGAACCCGACCGATTGCGTGGAGACTCCCGTGGGAGCCGCTCCGGTTGAAGCGTCCAACCGGCACCCGCTGTTGCAGAGCCTGACTCTGTTGTTGTCGATGGTGATCATGTTGGCGGTCGCTCGCTTTAGTGTGCCCAGCATTGTGGAAGAGATTCGCTACGCATGGCACCGTGGTGAGCTACGGGCGGAATACGAGACCGGTTCGGATGGACTGAAGAACGTGTCGCTCGATTCAATCAATCGGGCCTATCAAATGGTGACGTCTGCGGTCGGCCCCAGCGTGGTTCATATTGATGTGACACGCAAAGCGACTGAACAGGAAAAAGAAGTCCACCGCATGCTAAACAGCGACCTGTTTTCGCTGTCTGATCAGGGCAGTGGCGTCGTGGTCGGAGCAGAGGGTTTTATCCTGACGAATCGTCACGTGATCATTGATGGCGAGTCGATTTCAGTCACGCTGTCGGATGGTCGTCGCCGACCGGCGATGGTGGTCGGCACGGACCCGCTAACCGATTTGGCGGTCTTGAAGATCGAAGCCACTCAGTTGTTGCCGATCACGTGGGGCGACAGCGATGCGTTGCGTGTGGGTTCGCCGGTATGGGCAGTTGGCAGTCCATTTGGTTTGGATCGCACGGTGACCTTTGGGATTCTGAGCGGCAAGCATCGGATGGTTCGTGCGGGTGAACGCAATGGTTCGAGTGGCCGATACCAAGATTTCATGCAAAGCGATGTTGCGGTCAATCCCGGCAACAGCGGCGGACCGTTGGTCGATGCTCGGGGCACGCTGGTGGGGATCAACACGGCGATTGTGGGCGACACCTATCAGGGCGTCAGCTTTTCGATCCCCAGCAATCTTTCGAAGCAGATCTACGAGCGGATTCTAGAAACCGGTTTCGTGCAGCGTGGCTATCTAGGCGTTAGCCTGGAAGAAGTTCCCGACGAGATGTTGATCGGGGATAACACTCGCGTCCGTGGAGCCCTGGTCTTGGGCGTTGCTCGCAGCGAATCACCGGCCGGCAACGCTGGCGTTCAGTCCGGCGACATTATCCGCCGTGCCAATGGCGAAGAGGTCAGCGACGTTGGCCACTTGATGCGAATTGTTGGCAACGCTCATGCGGGTGCTGTTGTTGATCTGGGGATCCGACGCGACGGCGAAGAGCTGGAGCTGACTGTGACGCTTGGCAATCGCCCTGTTACTTTGGACCGGTAG
- a CDS encoding helix-turn-helix domain-containing protein produces MISVKELAKALGVSSKTVYALCDRDEIPCYRIGIGRGTLRFDLDEVKQSLRPVRPALQMRSGGLKKHLQ; encoded by the coding sequence ATGATTAGCGTGAAGGAACTCGCAAAAGCACTCGGCGTCAGTAGCAAAACGGTCTACGCACTCTGCGACCGAGACGAAATCCCATGCTACCGAATCGGCATCGGGCGAGGCACACTTCGCTTTGACCTAGACGAGGTAAAGCAATCACTCAGACCAGTTAGGCCAGCCCTGCAAATGCGGAGCGGTGGCCTTAAGAAGCATCTGCAATAG
- a CDS encoding M28 family peptidase produces the protein MVKGSKTVNPQTANQSAHRASRLRRWWPLLVIGIAVGGAIAVYRSSNRGLDRPLELTVRPIPAVYSPDRAMGYLQALCDFGPRPTGSEAFLKQQQYLVAFFEKNGADVRLQNETIRHPETGEPVVMSNLIASWFPDRANRFLLCAHYDTRPFPDRDRNDPKGVFVGANDGGSGVAAWMEMSHQFSALPDDVGVDVVLFDAEEFIFDESRDEFFLGSVYFAQQYRMSPPPVPYRAGILLDMVGDRELQLLYERNSLRYARDVTRSIWATAKKLGVRAFVPRTRMQEIRDDHLPLNEIAGIPTTDLIDFDYPRPGFRAPQYWHTTQDIPENCSGQSLAAVSWVVHQWLVEQSGN, from the coding sequence ATGGTGAAAGGATCCAAAACAGTGAACCCACAAACTGCTAACCAGTCCGCCCATCGGGCATCGCGACTGCGACGGTGGTGGCCGTTGCTGGTGATCGGAATAGCGGTGGGGGGAGCGATCGCGGTCTATCGGTCGAGCAACCGCGGCCTGGACCGGCCGTTGGAATTGACGGTGCGGCCCATCCCAGCGGTTTACTCACCGGACCGGGCAATGGGGTACCTGCAAGCACTGTGCGACTTCGGGCCTCGTCCGACCGGCAGCGAAGCGTTTTTGAAACAGCAGCAGTACTTGGTCGCGTTCTTTGAAAAGAATGGTGCGGACGTGCGATTGCAGAACGAGACGATTCGGCATCCGGAGACGGGCGAACCGGTCGTGATGTCGAACTTGATCGCGTCATGGTTCCCTGACCGAGCGAATCGTTTTTTGTTGTGTGCCCACTACGACACACGGCCTTTTCCGGATCGCGATCGCAATGACCCGAAAGGGGTTTTCGTAGGTGCGAACGATGGCGGCAGTGGTGTGGCGGCGTGGATGGAAATGAGCCATCAATTTTCGGCCTTGCCCGATGACGTGGGCGTGGACGTGGTGTTGTTCGATGCTGAGGAGTTCATTTTCGATGAGAGCCGAGACGAGTTTTTCTTGGGCTCGGTTTACTTCGCGCAACAGTACCGGATGTCGCCACCCCCGGTTCCGTATCGGGCGGGGATCTTGTTGGACATGGTTGGTGATCGCGAGCTGCAGTTGCTGTATGAACGCAATAGTTTGCGGTACGCTCGGGATGTGACGCGTTCGATTTGGGCGACGGCGAAGAAGCTGGGCGTGCGAGCGTTTGTGCCGCGGACGCGGATGCAAGAGATTCGCGATGACCATTTACCGTTGAACGAGATTGCAGGCATCCCGACGACGGATTTGATTGATTTCGATTACCCGCGTCCGGGGTTCCGCGCCCCGCAGTACTGGCACACCACGCAGGATATACCGGAAAATTGCAGCGGCCAGAGTTTGGCCGCCGTTAGCTGGGTCGTGCACCAGTGGCTGGTTGAGCAGTCAGGAAACTAG
- a CDS encoding flavin reductase family protein: MNIQPDQVSVRQFYEAMVATITPRPIAWVSTIDAEGTCNLAPYSFFNGVGANPPTLMFCPANKGDGTAKDTLANIRANGEFVVNVVTEAFFDAMKLSASDVAADEDEFTLTGTQKAPSDFVKPPRVRDVVAAMECELLTSMQLGVGPGGANLVVGKIVSIYVADSALDESGSLNADQIRPIGRMGGPRYTKTNDQIE, translated from the coding sequence ATGAACATTCAACCGGACCAAGTTTCGGTTCGCCAGTTCTATGAAGCAATGGTGGCCACGATCACGCCTCGGCCGATCGCCTGGGTGTCAACGATTGACGCGGAAGGCACGTGCAACCTGGCGCCGTATAGCTTCTTTAACGGTGTCGGCGCGAACCCGCCGACGCTGATGTTTTGTCCTGCGAATAAGGGCGACGGCACGGCCAAGGACACGCTGGCGAACATTCGGGCCAACGGGGAGTTCGTGGTTAACGTCGTCACTGAAGCGTTCTTTGACGCGATGAAGTTGTCGGCTTCGGATGTGGCAGCCGACGAGGACGAGTTCACGCTGACCGGGACCCAGAAGGCACCTTCGGACTTCGTGAAGCCGCCGCGAGTTCGAGACGTGGTGGCAGCGATGGAGTGTGAATTATTGACGTCGATGCAGCTTGGAGTGGGGCCGGGCGGGGCCAATCTGGTCGTTGGAAAGATCGTGTCCATCTATGTGGCTGACAGTGCATTGGATGAATCGGGGAGCCTGAACGCCGACCAAATTCGGCCAATCGGGCGGATGGGTGGGCCTCGATACACGAAAACGAACGATCAAATTGAGTGA
- a CDS encoding AAA family ATPase yields the protein MPSISDTQNIEIWEKAKTVFLPFTPIKLVELFQGRKSEIQRVTDSLNTPGRHVVLFGDRGVGKTSLANLTSFYANWDDGDIFEHSCLSTDSFRTIFDSVFGETGKGLLCRESFVEQVAKCGSSNFSLVKGKRDRLEPVAEFQVDPTSVFETLQDLKVLIILDEFDRVTSDDAKLAIAEMVKKLSDTEADSKLLIVGVARTIVDLIGMHPSAVRAFEQVEMARMEEKEIEEILLSGFKRVGIRIPILLVEKVASLADGYPHFAHLLGLKLVEAALNRLMNKESQDLTVTREDYGPAIAAAILGSMYSLKDAYIRGTETPGVKTQMYRLVLEGIAIQSDVEVPLQRILDYINELGRTKEIKAQNISTHLGMLVNPEKRNVLERPRTGFYRFQDPMLRAYVRMQIAEMKLAETPQYRQMEFKFT from the coding sequence ATGCCATCAATAAGCGATACTCAGAACATAGAGATTTGGGAGAAGGCCAAGACGGTTTTTCTCCCATTTACACCGATCAAGCTTGTAGAGCTGTTTCAAGGACGGAAGAGTGAAATCCAACGAGTAACGGATTCTCTGAATACCCCGGGAAGACATGTAGTCTTATTCGGCGATCGCGGCGTGGGTAAGACGTCACTTGCCAACCTGACGTCCTTCTATGCCAACTGGGACGACGGCGATATTTTTGAGCACTCGTGTTTGTCAACTGATTCTTTCAGGACAATTTTTGATTCCGTTTTTGGGGAAACCGGCAAAGGTCTTTTATGTCGAGAGTCGTTTGTTGAGCAAGTTGCGAAATGCGGATCGAGCAATTTTTCACTGGTAAAAGGCAAACGCGACAGACTGGAGCCTGTTGCGGAATTCCAAGTGGATCCCACCAGCGTTTTTGAGACGCTGCAAGACTTAAAAGTGCTAATCATCTTGGATGAGTTTGACCGGGTTACAAGCGACGATGCCAAGTTGGCAATAGCCGAAATGGTCAAAAAACTTTCGGATACTGAGGCGGACTCCAAGTTGCTGATCGTGGGCGTTGCGAGAACGATTGTTGACCTCATTGGTATGCATCCGTCGGCCGTACGTGCATTTGAGCAAGTTGAAATGGCAAGGATGGAGGAAAAGGAGATCGAAGAGATCCTTCTCAGCGGCTTCAAGAGAGTCGGAATACGGATTCCCATATTGCTAGTCGAAAAAGTTGCCTCTCTCGCGGACGGCTACCCCCACTTCGCCCATCTGTTAGGTTTGAAGCTCGTGGAGGCTGCTCTGAATCGACTAATGAACAAAGAATCACAAGATCTCACGGTGACCCGCGAGGACTACGGACCAGCGATAGCGGCGGCGATCCTGGGGTCGATGTATTCATTGAAGGACGCTTACATTCGGGGGACTGAGACACCAGGAGTCAAGACTCAGATGTATCGCCTAGTTCTCGAGGGTATCGCAATTCAAAGTGACGTCGAGGTGCCGCTGCAACGCATTCTTGATTACATCAACGAGCTTGGTCGGACTAAAGAGATTAAAGCTCAGAACATATCGACTCACCTTGGAATGCTGGTCAATCCGGAAAAACGGAATGTGCTTGAACGACCACGAACCGGCTTCTATCGGTTTCAGGACCCGATGCTTCGAGCCTACGTGCGGATGCAGATTGCCGAAATGAAGCTTGCAGAAACGCCGCAGTATCGCCAAATGGAATTCAAATTCACCTGA
- a CDS encoding TCR/Tet family MFS transporter: MKTPPHKQRKAAMAFILLTLLIDILAIGIIIPVLPELVKKFAGGNTAMAGWYVGIIGATYSMMQFFCAPVLGALSDRFGRRPVILASLFGLGVDFIITGLATSIAWLFVGRFIAGVMGASFSTANAYIADVSNDENRARNFGLVGVMFGLGFIIGPALGGLLGGYSLQLPFFVAAGLSLVNWLYGFFILPESLPVDQRSSISLAAMNPFGTLARLRTYPMVAGLAVAFVFSSLAQRGLENVWVLSMGFRFGWDEMTNGMTLALVGLMAMIVQGGLVRPVIRRFGERKTAIMATGVACLSFMAYGLATQGWMIPCIVVFGSLSGLAGPAIQSLVSGTVASSEQGKVQGALTSLLSLTNILAPLIFTAGLFSFFTQEESPLHYAGKPFAGAPFVFGSFLLMIAMIVLWRVLKRFPAKAKAVETVSDPQLSTNES; this comes from the coding sequence TTGAAAACGCCACCGCACAAGCAACGCAAAGCGGCGATGGCCTTCATCCTTCTAACGCTGTTGATCGACATTCTGGCGATCGGCATCATCATTCCCGTCTTGCCGGAACTGGTGAAAAAGTTCGCTGGCGGCAACACCGCCATGGCAGGCTGGTATGTCGGCATCATCGGCGCGACCTATTCCATGATGCAGTTTTTCTGTGCCCCGGTTTTGGGTGCTCTGTCGGACCGATTCGGACGCCGGCCCGTCATCCTGGCGTCCCTGTTTGGGCTCGGTGTCGACTTCATCATTACCGGACTGGCGACCTCCATTGCATGGCTGTTCGTCGGGCGGTTCATCGCCGGCGTGATGGGTGCCAGTTTCTCGACCGCCAACGCTTACATCGCCGACGTTTCCAACGACGAGAACCGGGCCAGGAACTTTGGCCTGGTTGGCGTCATGTTCGGCCTCGGTTTCATTATCGGTCCAGCCCTGGGCGGTCTCCTGGGCGGCTACTCGCTGCAGTTGCCGTTCTTTGTCGCGGCCGGACTGTCACTGGTGAACTGGCTATACGGTTTCTTCATCCTGCCCGAATCGCTGCCCGTTGATCAACGCAGCTCCATTTCGCTGGCCGCGATGAACCCGTTCGGCACCCTGGCTCGCCTGCGGACCTATCCCATGGTGGCCGGACTGGCCGTCGCGTTTGTGTTCAGCTCGCTTGCTCAACGCGGCCTCGAAAACGTGTGGGTCCTTTCGATGGGATTCCGGTTCGGTTGGGACGAAATGACCAACGGAATGACGCTGGCTTTGGTCGGCTTGATGGCGATGATCGTTCAAGGCGGACTCGTTCGGCCGGTCATTCGCCGCTTCGGTGAACGCAAAACCGCCATCATGGCCACCGGCGTCGCGTGCCTTTCGTTCATGGCGTATGGCTTGGCCACGCAAGGTTGGATGATCCCGTGCATCGTCGTCTTCGGATCACTGAGCGGTCTGGCGGGTCCAGCCATTCAAAGCTTGGTCAGCGGAACAGTTGCAAGCAGCGAACAGGGGAAGGTCCAGGGAGCTTTGACGTCGCTGTTAAGCCTCACCAATATCCTGGCGCCTTTGATTTTCACAGCCGGCCTGTTCAGCTTCTTCACGCAAGAAGAATCACCGCTTCACTATGCTGGCAAGCCATTTGCCGGAGCACCGTTCGTGTTCGGTTCGTTCCTGTTGATGATTGCCATGATCGTGCTGTGGCGAGTTCTCAAACGATTCCCCGCGAAAGCGAAGGCAGTCGAAACCGTTTCCGATCCGCAACTATCAACCAACGAAAGCTAA
- a CDS encoding NAD-dependent epimerase/dehydratase family protein, with the protein MRVLVTGCSGFLGSEIVRQLIDRGDDVVGLSRREVPQLVQSGMTHHRGDLTDQAYVDRAVDDVDCVIHTAAVAGVWGPWKHFFQNNVVATRNVLAACRDSGATRCVYTSSPSVTFDGEHQCGVDESVGYPSRWLCHYPHTKAIAEQEVIAADTPGGLRTLSLRPHLIWGHGDPHLLPRVLDRARSGRLRIIGDGTNCIDTVHVVNAAAAHLAAADALQARPENSAGRTYFITQDEPVDCWDWIGKLCQRFDAPPPQRRISYSAAYAIGATLEAAYRMTGRSSEPPMTRFVAAQLAKDHYFDITAAKERLGYQPKISMDEGLKSL; encoded by the coding sequence ATGCGAGTGTTGGTAACCGGATGCAGCGGTTTCTTGGGCAGCGAGATTGTTCGCCAGCTGATTGACCGTGGCGATGACGTGGTCGGCCTTTCCCGGCGAGAAGTCCCACAACTGGTCCAGTCCGGGATGACGCATCATCGCGGCGATCTCACCGACCAAGCCTACGTGGATCGAGCCGTCGACGACGTCGATTGCGTCATCCACACCGCCGCGGTTGCTGGAGTCTGGGGCCCTTGGAAGCACTTCTTCCAGAACAACGTCGTCGCGACTCGAAACGTCCTGGCAGCCTGCCGTGACTCCGGTGCAACGCGTTGCGTCTACACGAGCAGCCCCAGCGTGACGTTCGATGGCGAGCATCAATGCGGTGTCGATGAATCCGTGGGCTACCCCAGTCGCTGGCTATGCCACTACCCACACACCAAGGCCATCGCCGAACAAGAGGTCATCGCCGCCGACACTCCCGGCGGTCTGCGCACCTTGTCGTTGCGTCCGCACTTGATCTGGGGTCATGGCGATCCTCACCTGCTACCACGAGTGCTCGACCGAGCCCGTTCAGGCCGGTTGCGGATCATTGGTGACGGCACTAACTGCATCGACACCGTGCACGTTGTCAACGCTGCCGCAGCCCACTTGGCGGCCGCCGACGCCTTGCAGGCACGCCCTGAAAACTCAGCCGGTCGTACCTACTTCATCACGCAAGACGAGCCGGTCGACTGTTGGGATTGGATTGGCAAGTTATGCCAGCGATTTGATGCCCCACCGCCCCAGCGACGGATCTCCTATTCAGCCGCCTACGCGATCGGCGCGACTCTGGAAGCAGCTTACCGCATGACCGGCCGTTCCAGCGAACCACCGATGACCCGGTTCGTCGCCGCCCAACTCGCCAAAGACCACTACTTCGACATCACCGCCGCAAAAGAGCGACTCGGCTATCAGCCTAAAATCTCAATGGACGAAGGCCTGAAATCGCTGTAG
- a CDS encoding tyrosine-type recombinase/integrase — protein MRQPKPFYRKSKQAWYVQVGKRQVSLGKDEKQAWKRYHQVMAENEPIKDNTTIETLFERYLDWVQEHRKPGTYTKVRYLLSRFARFIGKKAKVAKLSGADLSRWVESESTWNSTTRSDGIKAVLRCFNWAVGKQYLVANHVASVPEKPSRKRREVVYSDTEWQELRGYVNDTAFGDLLDFMWETGCRPLEARMLESRHVDLKAGVAIFPPSEAKGGKHERVIYLTDTAAEICQRRVERYPSGPIMRNKTGRPWTKDAIGCRFQRLTRKLGRRACAYAIRHSFATQGLINGLDSLTLSQLMGHSDVSTLAKNYAHLAKNPSYLREQARKLRKT, from the coding sequence ATGCGTCAACCGAAACCCTTCTATCGCAAGTCAAAGCAAGCCTGGTACGTCCAAGTCGGCAAGCGTCAAGTCAGTCTTGGCAAAGACGAAAAGCAAGCTTGGAAACGCTACCACCAGGTGATGGCCGAGAACGAACCGATCAAAGACAACACCACGATTGAAACTCTCTTTGAACGATACCTCGACTGGGTCCAGGAACATCGCAAGCCCGGCACCTATACGAAGGTTCGATATCTGCTTTCTCGGTTTGCGAGATTCATCGGGAAGAAAGCGAAGGTCGCGAAACTAAGCGGTGCTGATCTATCTCGCTGGGTTGAGAGCGAATCAACGTGGAACTCCACAACGCGAAGTGACGGGATCAAAGCTGTGCTCCGGTGCTTCAACTGGGCCGTTGGCAAGCAGTATCTAGTTGCAAACCATGTCGCCAGCGTTCCCGAGAAGCCATCCAGGAAACGCCGCGAGGTCGTCTACAGCGACACGGAATGGCAAGAGCTCCGAGGATATGTCAATGACACCGCGTTTGGTGATCTGCTGGACTTCATGTGGGAAACAGGCTGCCGTCCATTGGAAGCCAGAATGCTTGAATCACGACACGTTGACTTGAAAGCGGGCGTCGCAATCTTTCCCCCATCGGAAGCAAAAGGCGGAAAGCATGAGCGTGTGATTTATTTGACCGATACGGCGGCCGAAATTTGTCAACGACGCGTAGAGCGTTATCCGTCCGGGCCGATCATGCGAAACAAGACGGGGCGACCTTGGACGAAAGATGCGATCGGTTGCCGATTTCAGCGACTGACACGGAAGCTTGGCCGTCGAGCTTGTGCCTACGCAATCAGGCACAGTTTCGCAACACAGGGACTAATCAACGGCCTGGACTCACTGACGCTTTCCCAACTCATGGGGCATTCCGACGTCAGTACGCTTGCAAAAAACTACGCACACTTGGCGAAAAATCCCAGCTATTTGCGTGAACAGGCCCGGAAGCTAAGGAAGACTTAA
- a CDS encoding glycosyltransferase family 4 protein: MFAPPAGVADCEVQVTQTLRVLHVVNGEHFSGAERVQSHLGRCLPEHNVTADFACVKPGRFAEMLEQRDKDNASDIHGTGEAYWGECHRVPMRGRADLFAVKRLADVVHDGGYEVMHAHTPRTAMLAALVSRKTGVPWIYHVHSPAARDCERMLSNRINAWIERKSLSNCSHLICVSNSLREDLIRQGFAPDKITVVHNGVPAIRPAREVRPEVGGRWTIGMIALMRNRKGLEVVLDALSEVHHRGLDVVLRCIGPFETEAYRQKIDDQIEELQIGDQIEWVGFTDDVPAELARLDAMVLPSLFGEGLPMVVLEAMAAAVPVIATRVEGTPEAITHGVEGLLAEPRDAMSLADQIEALVTGVHDWNTMAEAAADRHGACFSDHAMAKQTADVYRRVVDAALRS, translated from the coding sequence ATGTTTGCCCCACCGGCGGGCGTCGCCGATTGTGAAGTTCAGGTAACCCAAACGCTCCGCGTGCTGCACGTCGTTAACGGAGAACACTTTTCAGGTGCGGAACGAGTGCAATCGCACCTTGGACGTTGTTTGCCTGAACACAACGTGACGGCCGACTTTGCTTGCGTGAAGCCAGGTCGATTTGCGGAGATGCTGGAACAGCGGGACAAGGACAACGCCAGTGACATCCATGGGACCGGTGAAGCCTATTGGGGCGAATGCCACCGGGTGCCAATGCGTGGTCGCGCTGACCTGTTTGCAGTAAAGCGACTCGCCGACGTGGTTCACGATGGCGGGTACGAAGTCATGCATGCACACACGCCACGCACCGCGATGTTGGCGGCATTGGTATCCAGGAAGACCGGCGTGCCATGGATCTATCATGTTCACAGCCCAGCGGCTCGAGATTGTGAGCGGATGCTTAGCAATCGCATCAACGCTTGGATTGAAAGGAAGTCACTCTCGAATTGCTCGCACCTGATTTGTGTGTCCAACAGTCTTCGCGAAGACCTGATTCGCCAGGGCTTTGCACCCGATAAAATCACCGTTGTGCATAACGGTGTTCCCGCGATTCGGCCTGCTCGTGAAGTGCGTCCTGAGGTCGGCGGTCGATGGACGATCGGCATGATCGCGTTGATGCGGAACCGAAAGGGCCTTGAGGTCGTTTTGGACGCACTCAGTGAAGTGCATCACCGCGGTCTCGATGTCGTGCTGCGATGCATTGGCCCGTTCGAAACGGAAGCCTATCGGCAAAAGATCGATGACCAGATCGAGGAACTTCAGATTGGCGACCAAATCGAGTGGGTCGGATTCACCGACGATGTCCCTGCGGAGCTCGCGAGACTCGACGCGATGGTGTTGCCGAGCTTGTTCGGCGAGGGCCTGCCAATGGTCGTGCTCGAAGCGATGGCCGCGGCGGTTCCTGTGATCGCAACTCGCGTCGAAGGCACACCGGAGGCGATCACGCATGGCGTCGAAGGGTTGCTCGCGGAGCCGCGTGATGCAATGTCACTGGCAGACCAAATCGAAGCTTTGGTCACTGGTGTTCATGATTGGAACACGATGGCCGAAGCGGCTGCGGATCGGCACGGTGCGTGCTTCAGTGATCACGCGATGGCGAAACAGACTGCAGACGTGTATCGCCGGGTTGTTGACGCGGCATTGCGTTCGTAA